The Christiangramia salexigens genome includes the window TTGAGTATACAGACCTTGTGGAACCTTTATCACTGGATGAAGCCTACCTTGACGTAACCGAAAATAAAAAAGGAAATCCCAGTGCGACCTTAATTGCAAAGGAAATAAGACAACAAATAAAGGAAAAGACCGGTTTGAATGCCTCTGCAGGTATTTCCATCAATAAATTTATCGCTAAGGTCGCAAGCGATATCAATAAACCTAATGGACAAAAAACAGTAGACCCTGAGGATGTGATCTCCTTTCTGGAAGACCTTGATATCAGGAAGTTTTACGGCGTGGGAAAAGTCACCGCCGAGAAAATGTACAGACTTGGGATCTTTACAGGAAATGATCTGAAGATGAAAAGTGAAGAATTCCTAACGAAGAACTTCGGAAAAAGTGGGATTCATTTTTATAATGTGGTAAGAGGTGTCCATAACAGTGAGGTTAAGCCTCATAGAATCCGAAAGTCCCTGGGAGCAGAAAGAACCTTCAATGAAAACATCTCTTCAGAAGTTTTTATGCTTGAAAGACTGGAAAATATCGCTGAGGAGATCGAACGCCGCTTAAAGAAAAGTAAGGTTGCTGGTAAAACCGTCACTCTTAAGATAAAATACAGTGACTTCACCCTACAAACCAGAAGTAAAACAATAAGTTATTATATATCAGACAAAGATCTAATTCTTGAGCTGGCCAAAGATCTGCTGTATCAGGAGAAGATGAAAAATTCGGTTAGACTTTTGGGCATTAGTTTATCCAATTTAAATACTGAAAAGAACGAGGATAAAGAAGAGCAAAAAGAAATTCTGGTACAATTGAAGTTTAAATTCTAACAAAAAAACCGGAAACCTATCTATAGATAAATTTCCGGTTGATTTTTAGTTTTAATAAGGTCTATTCTATCTCAGAAACCCTCAAGGTATTAACCATTCCTTTAGCAACAATAGGCATTGCAGCAAGGTTAATTGAAAAGTCTCCTGCCTCTACAAACTTATTTTTCTTCGCAATAGTATTAATATCTTCGATAGTCTCATCTGTACTTACGAACTTATCATAGAAAAATGCCTTAACTCCCCATAGCAGACTTAATTGGTTAAGAATTCTTCTATTTGAAGTGAATACAAGAATATGAGCTTCCGGTCTCCA containing:
- the dinB gene encoding DNA polymerase IV; the encoded protein is MDRRRKIIHIDMDAFYASVEQLDNPELRGKAVAVGGSSQRGVVSAASYEARKFGVRSAMSSVLAKRNCPDLIFVKPRFERYREISQMIRKIFFEYTDLVEPLSLDEAYLDVTENKKGNPSATLIAKEIRQQIKEKTGLNASAGISINKFIAKVASDINKPNGQKTVDPEDVISFLEDLDIRKFYGVGKVTAEKMYRLGIFTGNDLKMKSEEFLTKNFGKSGIHFYNVVRGVHNSEVKPHRIRKSLGAERTFNENISSEVFMLERLENIAEEIERRLKKSKVAGKTVTLKIKYSDFTLQTRSKTISYYISDKDLILELAKDLLYQEKMKNSVRLLGISLSNLNTEKNEDKEEQKEILVQLKFKF